The sequence below is a genomic window from Dethiosulfovibrio russensis.
CGCTCCGGGAGGAGGAAGTGTAGCCGCCCTTTCCGGAGCTATGGGAGCCGGACTGGTCTCTATGGTATGCAATCTCACCGTAGGCAAGAAAGGCTACGAGAACGTTAGAGAAAACGCCGAAAAAACGGTGACGAGAAGCGGCTCGCTGGGACAAGATCTCATAGACTACATCGATGCCGATACGAATGCTTTCAACGGCGTAATGGCGGCCTTCAAGATGCCCAAGGAAACGGACGAGCAAAAAGCGGCCCGAAGTGCCGCCATACAGGAAGGCTACAAGGCGGCTATACGATCTCCTCTGAACATAGCCGAGGCCTGTCTGGAGGTGATGGAGCTCGCCGATGGCATGCTCGGCAAAGGAAACTCCAACGCCCTAAGCGACCTAGGGGTCGGAGCCGACATGGCCTACTCGGGACTGAAGGGGGCCGTGATGAACGTAGAGATAAACCTCCCCTCCATAAAAGACGAGACCTTCGCATCGGATACGGCGAAGAAGATCTCCTCACTGGAAAACAGAGGAGCCGTTTTGGCAGAAA
It includes:
- a CDS encoding cyclodeaminase/cyclohydrolase family protein codes for the protein MSLKEFYQVLSSDSPAPGGGSVAALSGAMGAGLVSMVCNLTVGKKGYENVRENAEKTVTRSGSLGQDLIDYIDADTNAFNGVMAAFKMPKETDEQKAARSAAIQEGYKAAIRSPLNIAEACLEVMELADGMLGKGNSNALSDLGVGADMAYSGLKGAVMNVEINLPSIKDETFASDTAKKISSLENRGAVLAERIREYVKKGGQA